A section of the Chryseobacterium scophthalmum genome encodes:
- a CDS encoding GxxExxY protein, translating into MESAYEQALVYELEKIGLEIKQQIYLSVAYKEMNIENAYKVDLIINDKVIVEIKSVLELHPVFYSQITTYLKLTNIKLGLLINFNTPLIKDGIHRIVNKL; encoded by the coding sequence ATGGAAAGTGCTTATGAACAAGCTTTAGTTTATGAGTTGGAGAAAATAGGATTAGAAATTAAACAACAAATTTATCTCTCGGTTGCTTATAAAGAAATGAACATTGAAAATGCATATAAGGTTGATTTGATTATTAATGATAAGGTAATTGTTGAGATTAAATCTGTACTAGAATTACATCCTGTTTTTTATTCACAAATTACAACTTATTTAAAACTGACAAATATAAAACTAGGTCTTCTCATTAATTTTAATACTCCGCTTATCAAAGACGGAATTCATAGAATTGTAAATAAACTGTAG
- a CDS encoding beta-mannosidase — protein MNKTLLLALLLIQILVNAQFSERNLSSEKWQFKNSKENKWFTASVPGTVHLDLMNNKLIPDPYKDENEKKVQWVENEDWDYQTVFKISAKELENQNADLVFHGLDTFSEIYFNGKLLKKTDNMFRTWKIPVKNDLKIGNNILQIKFKSSVNVGKELAKKVPFTMPESPRSFVRKAQYQFGWDWGPRLVTAGIWKDVKLNFWNQAKIENIRIEQKALTKQRADLNIYAEIYAEKEGKYVFATDKENHDIALRKGLNKISVPFKIENPHLWQPNGWGKAIIYALKFSLKKNSETIDNKEERIGLRTVELVQEKDEKGKSFYFKVNGNPMYAKGTNWIPSDSFTPRITKEKYKKLIKDCKDANMNMIRVWGGGIYEDDEFYKACDENGILVWQDFMFAGSFYPSNEDFLNNVKEEVKDQVDRLQNHPSIALWCGNNEIDEAIVNWGYQKQFKYSKEDSLQVWKDYKKVFHEVIPNAINEFATKDKSIYWESSPSIGWGHKESLTEGDSHYWGVWWGEFPFEIYNEKVPRFASEYGFQGMPSLETIKSMFSGKSDLSLENPTIKAHEKNARGFEIIKKYMERDYAVPKDFVKYNYVSQLLQARGMQIAIEAHRRAKPYNMGTLYWQLNDCWPVISWSSIDYLGNWKALHYQVKRSFENQVILTEEKEGFLDFYGINDELKKFEDVKVEIQVVDFNGKILNDLTTVQNGKILDGIVKFNHIEIKNLIKYFNKNEVFFKLTLKDKTKKVIAQNNHFFVKPKDLKLTKPNIKIKKISATEIEISTDVLAKDIYLMGDTHFSDNFFDLLPKTSRKIILSKPLKNVEVMTLWDTMNE, from the coding sequence ATGAACAAAACATTACTTCTTGCTTTACTTCTCATTCAAATATTAGTCAATGCACAATTTTCAGAACGAAATTTATCTTCTGAAAAATGGCAATTCAAAAACTCTAAAGAAAATAAATGGTTCACGGCCTCCGTGCCGGGGACGGTTCATTTGGATTTGATGAATAATAAACTTATTCCCGACCCTTACAAAGATGAAAACGAGAAAAAAGTACAGTGGGTTGAAAATGAAGATTGGGATTATCAGACGGTTTTTAAAATTTCCGCTAAAGAATTAGAGAATCAGAATGCAGATTTGGTTTTTCATGGGCTGGATACGTTTTCTGAAATTTATTTCAATGGAAAACTACTGAAGAAAACCGATAATATGTTCAGAACCTGGAAAATTCCGGTGAAAAATGATTTGAAAATTGGAAATAATATTTTACAGATTAAATTTAAATCTTCAGTAAACGTTGGAAAAGAATTGGCGAAAAAAGTTCCGTTTACAATGCCGGAATCACCTCGAAGTTTTGTGAGAAAAGCACAGTATCAGTTCGGTTGGGATTGGGGTCCAAGATTGGTTACCGCAGGAATTTGGAAGGACGTAAAATTGAATTTCTGGAATCAGGCAAAAATTGAAAATATAAGAATAGAACAGAAAGCTTTAACAAAACAAAGAGCTGATTTAAATATTTATGCAGAAATTTATGCAGAAAAAGAAGGGAAATATGTTTTTGCAACTGATAAAGAAAATCATGATATTGCCTTAAGGAAGGGCTTGAACAAAATTTCAGTTCCGTTTAAAATTGAAAATCCACATCTATGGCAACCGAACGGATGGGGAAAAGCGATAATTTATGCGCTTAAATTTTCATTAAAGAAAAATTCGGAAACGATTGATAATAAAGAAGAAAGAATTGGACTAAGAACAGTAGAATTAGTTCAGGAAAAGGACGAAAAGGGAAAATCTTTCTATTTTAAAGTTAATGGAAACCCGATGTATGCAAAAGGAACCAACTGGATTCCATCTGACAGTTTTACACCGAGAATTACCAAAGAAAAATATAAAAAACTTATCAAAGATTGCAAAGATGCGAATATGAATATGATTCGTGTTTGGGGTGGCGGAATTTATGAAGATGACGAATTTTATAAAGCCTGCGACGAAAACGGAATTTTGGTTTGGCAGGATTTTATGTTTGCCGGAAGTTTTTATCCGTCAAATGAAGATTTTTTGAATAACGTAAAAGAGGAAGTTAAAGATCAGGTTGACCGACTTCAAAATCACCCATCGATCGCTTTATGGTGCGGAAATAATGAAATTGATGAAGCCATTGTCAATTGGGGGTATCAAAAGCAATTCAAATATTCGAAAGAAGATTCTTTGCAGGTTTGGAAAGATTATAAAAAGGTTTTCCATGAGGTAATTCCGAATGCGATCAATGAGTTTGCAACAAAAGACAAATCAATTTATTGGGAAAGTTCACCTTCCATTGGTTGGGGTCACAAAGAAAGCTTAACCGAAGGCGATTCTCATTATTGGGGAGTTTGGTGGGGCGAGTTTCCGTTTGAAATTTATAACGAAAAAGTTCCAAGATTTGCTTCTGAATATGGTTTTCAGGGAATGCCAAGTTTAGAAACCATCAAATCTATGTTTTCAGGAAAATCGGATTTGAGTTTAGAAAATCCAACGATTAAAGCGCACGAAAAAAATGCAAGAGGATTTGAAATTATTAAGAAATATATGGAACGTGATTATGCAGTTCCCAAAGATTTTGTGAAATACAATTACGTTTCTCAGCTGCTTCAGGCTCGTGGAATGCAGATTGCGATTGAAGCACATCGCCGTGCAAAACCTTACAATATGGGAACTTTGTATTGGCAACTAAATGATTGTTGGCCGGTGATTTCCTGGTCATCAATTGATTATTTAGGAAATTGGAAAGCTTTGCATTATCAGGTGAAAAGAAGCTTTGAAAATCAGGTGATTTTAACGGAAGAAAAAGAAGGATTTCTGGATTTTTATGGAATTAATGATGAGTTAAAAAAGTTCGAAGATGTAAAAGTAGAAATCCAGGTTGTTGATTTTAATGGAAAAATTTTGAATGATTTAACGACTGTTCAGAATGGAAAAATACTTGATGGAATTGTAAAGTTTAATCATATAGAAATTAAAAACTTAATTAAATATTTCAATAAAAATGAAGTCTTTTTTAAATTAACCTTAAAGGATAAAACCAAAAAAGTTATTGCCCAAAACAATCACTTCTTCGTAAAACCAAAAGATTTAAAACTTACAAAACCCAATATTAAAATCAAAAAAATCTCTGCAACAGAGATCGAAATTTCAACTGATGTTTTGGCGAAGGATATTTATTTAATGGGTGACACTCATTTTAGTGACAATTTTTTCGACTTACTTCCGAAAACTTCAAGAAAGATTATTCTTTCAAAACCATTGAAAAATGTTGAGGTGATGACTTTGTGGGATACGATGAATGAGTAA
- a CDS encoding ABC transporter ATP-binding protein, producing the protein MIYGTLFLTFLGALAAQVNPLVLKYTVDEVTKLTHLPHPMSEGVHILIIISIILLGKELLNIFINFGQKFYGEKIRINVSSVLAQSAIDKILTYRVAYFNDENHESGKLQIRIDRGIESLTRLVQNFFIDMLPLFSNAFIALIIMYLQNVYVGIVSTIIVPIYFYISSLQAKKLGGVRRTLRNQREQKTSGLLNLINSIMVIKSFVREKFEGKKQYDLQMQLMDSQMFTRKTNFIYDGLKTFIEQFGVVLIILLTVYLVLDQQMTIGAIMLHIMLFNNVSSPIRQLHRIYDDMNDAMIYAEGYFDILNAEDEIEPNGTFIENEIKGNFELRNVNFTYPNGTKALNNVSMMIENGKTTALVGLSGAGKSTIINLLCKFYLPDSGEIILDNVDLANYNNTFLRDDLGLVLQKNHIFQGSIEDNIRYGNMNASFEEIEEAAKKAYLHEQILDLPEKYQHDATQLSGGQQQRIAIARLFLKNPPIIFLDEPTASLDAIATEQIKNSLDAIKAGRTVVIISHSLSQILDSDKIYVMKKGHVVESGTHDELVQMNGTYREIFDASARSLNLDKLVNTFKN; encoded by the coding sequence ATGATTTACGGAACTTTGTTTCTTACATTTCTCGGCGCTTTGGCAGCCCAGGTGAATCCTTTAGTTTTAAAATATACGGTGGATGAAGTGACAAAACTGACACATCTTCCGCATCCAATGAGTGAAGGAGTTCATATTCTGATTATTATTTCGATTATTTTATTGGGCAAGGAATTACTGAATATTTTCATCAATTTCGGCCAAAAATTTTATGGTGAAAAAATCAGGATTAATGTAAGTTCGGTTTTAGCTCAATCAGCAATCGACAAAATTCTTACGTATAGGGTTGCCTATTTTAATGATGAAAATCACGAATCTGGAAAACTTCAAATCAGAATTGACCGAGGAATTGAAAGCCTTACAAGACTCGTTCAAAACTTCTTTATCGATATGCTTCCGCTATTTTCAAATGCATTTATTGCTTTGATTATTATGTATTTGCAAAACGTGTATGTCGGAATAGTTTCTACGATTATTGTTCCTATTTATTTTTATATCAGTTCGTTACAGGCGAAAAAATTAGGCGGAGTAAGACGAACTTTAAGAAATCAGCGTGAACAGAAAACTTCAGGACTTTTAAATTTGATCAATTCCATCATGGTGATTAAAAGTTTTGTGCGTGAAAAATTTGAAGGTAAAAAGCAGTACGATTTGCAAATGCAGTTGATGGACAGCCAAATGTTCACCCGAAAAACAAACTTTATTTATGACGGTTTAAAAACTTTTATCGAGCAATTTGGGGTTGTTTTAATTATTCTTCTGACGGTTTATTTGGTTTTAGATCAGCAAATGACGATTGGTGCTATTATGCTTCACATCATGCTTTTCAACAATGTTTCTTCTCCAATCAGGCAGCTTCACAGGATTTATGACGATATGAATGATGCGATGATTTATGCCGAAGGTTATTTTGATATTTTAAATGCTGAAGATGAAATTGAACCGAACGGAACTTTTATAGAAAACGAAATCAAAGGAAATTTTGAATTAAGAAACGTCAATTTTACTTATCCCAACGGAACTAAAGCATTGAATAATGTTTCGATGATGATCGAAAACGGAAAAACTACGGCTTTAGTAGGATTAAGCGGAGCCGGAAAATCAACTATTATCAATCTACTCTGCAAGTTTTATCTTCCTGATTCAGGTGAAATTATTTTAGATAATGTTGATTTAGCCAACTACAACAATACTTTTTTAAGAGATGATCTGGGATTGGTTTTACAGAAAAATCATATTTTCCAAGGAAGTATTGAAGACAACATTCGCTATGGAAACATGAATGCGAGTTTTGAAGAAATTGAAGAAGCAGCTAAAAAAGCTTATCTCCACGAACAGATTTTAGATCTTCCTGAAAAATATCAACACGATGCGACTCAACTTTCAGGTGGACAACAACAGAGAATTGCGATTGCCAGATTATTTTTGAAAAACCCACCCATAATTTTTCTTGATGAACCGACAGCAAGCTTGGATGCGATTGCTACCGAACAAATTAAAAACTCTTTGGATGCGATCAAAGCTGGAAGAACGGTGGTGATCATTTCTCATTCGCTTTCGCAGATTTTAGATTCGGATAAAATTTATGTAATGAAAAAAGGACATGTTGTAGAAAGTGGAACTCATGATGAATTGGTACAAATGAACGGAACTTACAGAGAGATCTTTGATGCTTCTGCAAGAAGTTTGAATTTGGATAAATTGGTGAATACGTTTAAAAATTAG
- a CDS encoding DUF4197 domain-containing protein, whose product MRKTFFLAAGLLFSVSAQAQILDAIKSTVKSQTGIDLNNPKKNTTSTTTSTSTQSSTSSSVNLNNLTSTQISSGLKEALNLGVTEGVKKLGVTDGFLKNEAVKILMPEKLIVIDTKLRAFGLGSLADQGVKLLNRAAEDAVTESAPIFTKAITSMTITDAKNILLGGDNAATNYLQGKTQSQLFTAFQPKVKASLGKVGADKVWTNLISKYNTLTGQAVSTDLNEYVTNETINGVFKMVAEKESGIRNNSVMRTTSILQKVFGAQDSK is encoded by the coding sequence ATGAGAAAAACTTTTTTTTTAGCAGCTGGATTATTATTTTCAGTTTCTGCACAGGCACAGATTTTAGATGCGATCAAATCTACCGTTAAAAGTCAAACCGGTATCGATTTAAATAATCCTAAAAAGAATACAACGTCTACTACGACATCAACTTCAACACAATCTTCTACAAGTTCTTCAGTTAACTTAAATAATTTAACCTCAACTCAAATTTCGTCAGGTTTAAAGGAAGCCTTAAATTTGGGTGTAACGGAAGGTGTAAAAAAACTAGGCGTAACCGATGGTTTCCTGAAAAATGAAGCGGTAAAGATTTTAATGCCCGAAAAATTAATAGTAATCGACACCAAACTTCGCGCATTCGGATTAGGAAGTTTAGCTGATCAGGGAGTAAAATTACTCAACAGAGCTGCTGAAGACGCGGTTACAGAATCAGCTCCGATCTTTACAAAAGCGATCACCTCAATGACCATTACAGATGCTAAAAATATTTTGTTGGGAGGTGATAATGCAGCAACCAATTATCTTCAAGGAAAAACTCAAAGTCAGTTGTTTACTGCTTTTCAACCAAAAGTAAAAGCTTCTTTAGGAAAAGTAGGTGCCGACAAAGTATGGACAAATTTGATTTCAAAATACAATACACTGACCGGACAAGCTGTTTCTACCGACCTTAATGAATATGTAACCAACGAAACGATTAACGGCGTTTTTAAAATGGTTGCAGAAAAAGAAAGCGGTATCAGAAATAATTCTGTAATGAGAACAACGAGTATTTTACAGAAGGTTTTTGGAGCGCAGGATAGTAAATAG
- a CDS encoding copper homeostasis protein CutC: protein MFLEIATFDITSAEIALNSVADRIEFCADINSGGVTPDLEELRYLKDKYSKPIHVMIRPVGGGFLYTDSEFRQMQKSIIEFSKAKADGFVFGILDENQEIDIEKNKILIELANGKPCVFHRAIDRTKNIFESTEKLIELGFKEILTSGGENSAMEGKENLKKLVEDYSDDIKILIGGGVRSNNISELKNVTKGQYFHSSAVLSYESFANAEEIKKLKFNI from the coding sequence ATGTTCTTAGAAATCGCTACATTCGATATCACTTCTGCCGAAATTGCTTTAAATTCTGTTGCCGACAGAATTGAATTTTGTGCAGACATTAATTCAGGAGGGGTTACTCCCGATCTGGAAGAATTGAGATATTTAAAAGATAAATATTCTAAACCCATTCACGTAATGATTCGTCCTGTAGGAGGAGGTTTTTTATATACCGATTCAGAATTCAGGCAAATGCAGAAAAGCATTATTGAATTTTCTAAAGCCAAAGCAGACGGTTTTGTTTTCGGGATTTTAGATGAAAACCAGGAAATAGACATCGAAAAAAATAAAATCTTAATTGAATTAGCCAACGGAAAACCTTGTGTTTTTCACCGTGCAATCGACCGAACTAAAAATATTTTTGAATCAACTGAAAAATTGATTGAATTAGGTTTTAAAGAAATTCTTACTTCCGGAGGAGAAAATTCTGCAATGGAAGGAAAAGAAAATTTAAAAAAACTGGTTGAAGATTATTCTGATGACATCAAAATCTTAATTGGTGGCGGTGTTCGTTCCAATAATATTTCAGAATTGAAAAATGTAACTAAGGGTCAATATTTTCATTCTTCAGCAGTATTATCTTACGAATCATTCGCCAATGCGGAAGAGATTAAAAAACTGAAGTTTAATATCTAA
- a CDS encoding isoaspartyl peptidase/L-asparaginase family protein, translating to MNSRRKFLKNTGILSSALLLNPLDLIAKNSPENNKIINKPIVLSTWNFGLKANEEAWTILGKGGRALDAVEKGVRLVENDPNERSVGYGGRPDRDGRVTLDACIMDENYNIGSVACLENIKNPISVARAVMEKTPHVMLVGDGALQFAVSQGFKKENILTAESEKEWKEWLKDSKYQPIVNIENHDTIGMIALDAQGNLSGACTTSGMAFKMHGRVGDSPIIGAGLFVDNEVGAATATGHGEEVIRTVGTHLVVELMRQGRNPQQACKEAVERIVTITKKRNKNLKDIQVGFIAINKKGEYGSYCIQDGFNFAVYDQKGNRLEKPQFALK from the coding sequence ATGAATTCAAGAAGAAAATTTTTAAAAAATACAGGAATTTTATCATCCGCATTGTTGTTGAATCCATTGGATTTGATTGCTAAAAATTCACCAGAAAACAACAAAATAATTAATAAACCCATCGTACTTTCCACCTGGAATTTTGGTTTAAAAGCCAACGAAGAAGCATGGACGATTCTTGGAAAAGGCGGAAGAGCATTGGATGCTGTTGAAAAAGGGGTACGTTTGGTAGAAAATGATCCCAACGAAAGAAGTGTTGGTTACGGCGGTCGACCCGACAGAGACGGAAGAGTAACGCTCGATGCGTGTATTATGGATGAAAATTACAACATCGGCTCGGTTGCTTGTCTCGAAAATATAAAAAATCCAATTTCGGTAGCAAGAGCCGTAATGGAAAAAACGCCTCACGTTATGTTAGTAGGTGATGGAGCACTACAGTTTGCCGTTTCTCAAGGTTTTAAAAAAGAAAATATTCTTACGGCAGAATCTGAAAAAGAGTGGAAAGAATGGCTGAAAGACAGCAAATATCAACCCATTGTCAATATTGAAAATCACGATACGATCGGGATGATTGCACTCGATGCTCAAGGAAATCTTTCGGGAGCGTGTACAACGAGCGGAATGGCTTTTAAAATGCACGGGAGAGTAGGAGATTCCCCAATTATTGGAGCTGGTTTATTTGTCGATAACGAAGTTGGAGCAGCAACAGCGACGGGTCACGGTGAAGAAGTGATAAGAACGGTAGGAACTCATCTCGTAGTTGAATTGATGAGGCAGGGAAGAAATCCTCAACAAGCTTGCAAAGAAGCGGTTGAAAGAATTGTAACCATCACAAAAAAAAGAAATAAAAACCTGAAAGATATTCAGGTTGGCTTTATTGCAATCAACAAAAAAGGTGAATATGGTTCTTACTGTATTCAGGACGGTTTTAATTTTGCGGTGTACGACCAAAAAGGAAATCGTCTTGAAAAACCACAGTTTGCTTTAAAATAA
- a CDS encoding family 20 glycosylhydrolase, whose translation MKRFLLLFSIIFSGFFFSQSKLNLIPYPQKVEFQKGEFNINNQTVVKGVDKSFENQFFLKDLNKIKGFDLSKNNRGDGDNVIFLNLKKELNNDYEIEVTSDFISVTGKDKSGLFHGIQTLLQLIQTSENGKIPALKIEDSPKFTWRGMHLDVCRHFFTVEEVKQYIDYLAMYKLNTFHWHLTDDQGWRIEIKKYPKLTQIGSKRKESMIGAYVDDTFDGKPYGPYFYTQEQIKEVVKYATERHITVVPEIEMPGHALAALSAYPELACTKGPFEAATKWGVFDDVFCPKDETFTFLENVLDEVIQLFPSQYIHIGGDECPKTRWKECAHCQELIKKNNLKDEHGLQSYFIQRIEKYVNSKGRKIIGWDEILEGGLAPNAAVMSWTGIKGGIEAAKSNHFAVMTPGSYCYFDHYQGDPQTEPNAFGGFTPLEKVYSYNPIPSELNAEQSKYILGVQANLWTEYILDFKQVQYMIFPRLFALSEVGWGSSNPKNYKQFENRVVEHFKILDKMKINYAKSIYNIDGKVIPSKNGASYELSTSQDPNGVRYTTDGNNPKSSSETYQNPIPVSKKMTVKSAYFENGILKSAISSQDFTPSKTTGKTIVLEHEPSENYSFGGAFTLVDGIVGNVKQLGKTWLGFQGKDVVATIDLGEKIKFSEVYFNTLDNKGSWIHLAKSAVISVSDDGKNFKTIKEIGKDEILKTKGKVNLKVGNQNSKFIKIKIENAGIIPAGNPGADSKAWLFVDEIRVN comes from the coding sequence ATGAAACGTTTTTTACTTCTATTTTCTATCATATTTTCGGGATTCTTCTTTTCTCAATCTAAATTAAACTTAATTCCATATCCTCAAAAGGTTGAATTTCAAAAAGGAGAATTTAATATTAATAACCAAACTGTTGTAAAAGGAGTAGACAAATCTTTTGAAAACCAATTTTTTTTAAAAGATTTGAATAAAATTAAAGGTTTTGATTTATCAAAAAATAATCGAGGTGATGGTGATAACGTTATCTTTTTAAACCTAAAAAAAGAATTAAATAACGATTACGAAATTGAAGTGACATCAGATTTTATCTCTGTCACTGGAAAAGATAAATCGGGATTATTTCACGGGATTCAAACTTTACTTCAACTCATTCAAACTTCTGAAAATGGTAAAATACCTGCTTTGAAAATTGAAGATTCTCCAAAATTCACATGGCGCGGAATGCATCTCGATGTTTGCCGTCATTTCTTCACCGTTGAAGAAGTAAAACAGTACATTGATTATTTAGCGATGTATAAACTGAATACTTTTCATTGGCATTTAACGGATGATCAGGGTTGGAGAATTGAAATTAAAAAATATCCAAAGCTCACCCAAATTGGTTCAAAACGTAAAGAATCCATGATCGGAGCTTATGTTGACGATACTTTCGACGGAAAACCTTACGGTCCATATTTTTATACACAAGAACAAATTAAAGAAGTAGTAAAATATGCTACAGAAAGACACATCACAGTAGTTCCCGAAATAGAAATGCCGGGTCACGCTTTGGCTGCACTTTCGGCTTATCCTGAATTGGCGTGTACAAAAGGTCCTTTTGAAGCGGCTACAAAATGGGGTGTTTTTGATGATGTTTTCTGTCCGAAAGACGAAACTTTTACGTTTTTGGAAAATGTTTTAGATGAAGTTATCCAACTGTTTCCTTCACAATATATTCACATCGGTGGTGACGAATGTCCTAAAACGAGATGGAAAGAATGTGCACATTGTCAGGAATTAATCAAGAAAAATAATCTGAAAGATGAGCATGGTTTGCAAAGTTATTTCATTCAAAGAATTGAAAAATATGTTAATTCTAAAGGACGAAAAATCATTGGTTGGGATGAGATTTTGGAAGGTGGATTGGCTCCAAATGCTGCTGTGATGAGTTGGACAGGCATTAAAGGTGGAATTGAAGCCGCAAAAAGCAATCATTTTGCTGTAATGACACCAGGTTCCTATTGTTATTTTGACCATTATCAAGGCGATCCGCAAACCGAACCGAATGCTTTTGGAGGCTTTACACCTTTGGAAAAAGTGTATTCTTACAACCCGATCCCTTCTGAATTAAATGCGGAGCAGTCGAAATATATTTTGGGAGTTCAGGCTAATTTATGGACGGAATATATTCTTGATTTTAAACAGGTTCAGTATATGATTTTCCCAAGATTGTTTGCGCTTTCTGAAGTCGGGTGGGGAAGTTCAAATCCAAAAAATTATAAACAATTTGAAAACAGAGTAGTGGAGCATTTTAAAATTTTAGATAAAATGAAAATCAACTATGCGAAAAGTATTTATAATATTGACGGAAAAGTAATTCCTAGTAAAAATGGAGCTTCATACGAACTTTCAACCTCACAAGATCCAAACGGAGTTAGATATACGACAGATGGAAACAATCCAAAATCAAGTTCTGAAACCTATCAAAATCCAATTCCTGTATCTAAAAAAATGACGGTAAAATCTGCTTACTTTGAAAATGGAATATTGAAAAGCGCTATTTCATCTCAAGATTTTACGCCTTCTAAAACAACCGGAAAAACAATTGTCTTAGAACACGAACCAAGCGAAAATTATTCTTTTGGTGGAGCTTTTACATTAGTTGACGGAATTGTTGGAAATGTAAAACAATTGGGAAAAACATGGCTTGGTTTTCAGGGAAAAGATGTTGTAGCAACGATTGATTTGGGTGAAAAGATAAAATTTTCTGAAGTTTATTTTAATACTTTAGACAATAAAGGAAGCTGGATTCACTTAGCAAAATCGGCTGTGATTTCTGTTTCTGATGATGGAAAAAACTTTAAAACGATTAAAGAAATTGGTAAAGATGAAATTCTTAAAACCAAAGGAAAAGTTAATCTGAAAGTAGGAAATCAGAATTCAAAATTCATTAAAATTAAAATCGAAAATGCAGGAATAATTCCTGCCGGAAATCCTGGAGCAGATTCAAAAGCGTGGCTTTTTGTTGACGAAATAAGAGTTAACTAA
- a CDS encoding helix-turn-helix transcriptional regulator: MNDHYLKKIDRVTAILTQLQSKPIVRAQDLAKKFDVSIRTIYRDVKTLENAGIPIIGEAGNGYSLMDGYKLPPVMFTKQEVLSFITAEKLMQKFSHESLGNHYQTAMEKLRSVLKHSDKNLIQNIENQIDIYNYNPKTEDTIKNIIPTILESIAEKHQILIGYKTVDDKISTRTIEVVGVFFEFHYWYIIAYCTLRNDYRQFRIDRILSIVKTQNPYLQEYGQINDYRKSPNGNKTIVKLLVDKKITGHLNNSKIYYGLIEEIETEKGVEMTFETEWIKEGFPRWLITFFDYAEIIEPESLKMTMKELIQKLSKNFD, translated from the coding sequence ATGAACGATCATTACTTAAAAAAAATCGACCGAGTAACGGCTATTCTTACACAACTGCAATCAAAACCGATTGTAAGAGCACAGGATTTGGCAAAAAAATTTGATGTCAGTATAAGAACAATTTATCGTGACGTAAAAACTTTGGAAAACGCCGGAATTCCCATTATTGGTGAAGCAGGAAACGGCTATTCTCTGATGGATGGTTACAAGCTTCCGCCTGTTATGTTTACAAAGCAGGAGGTTTTAAGTTTCATCACTGCTGAAAAGTTAATGCAGAAGTTTTCACATGAAAGTTTGGGAAATCATTATCAAACAGCGATGGAAAAACTGCGTTCCGTCTTGAAACATTCAGATAAAAATTTAATTCAGAATATCGAAAATCAGATTGATATTTATAATTACAATCCAAAAACAGAGGATACGATAAAAAATATTATCCCAACGATTCTGGAAAGTATTGCCGAAAAACATCAAATCTTGATAGGATATAAAACCGTTGATGATAAAATTTCTACAAGAACCATAGAAGTTGTAGGTGTTTTCTTTGAGTTTCATTATTGGTATATCATCGCTTACTGCACCTTGAGAAATGATTACAGACAGTTTAGAATAGACCGGATTTTAAGCATTGTAAAAACTCAAAATCCATATTTGCAGGAATATGGGCAAATTAATGATTACAGGAAAAGTCCGAATGGAAATAAAACCATCGTAAAGCTTTTAGTTGATAAAAAAATTACAGGACATCTGAATAATTCAAAAATTTATTATGGATTAATCGAAGAAATAGAAACCGAAAAAGGAGTTGAAATGACGTTTGAAACGGAGTGGATTAAAGAAGGATTTCCACGTTGGCTGATTACTTTTTTTGATTACGCCGAAATCATTGAACCTGAATCTTTAAAAATGACAATGAAAGAATTGATTCAAAAACTTTCGAAAAATTTTGATTAA
- a CDS encoding DinB family protein: protein MTTTAIANQQFISSAQILEHWQGHRNLTRRVIEAFPEKELFEFSIGGMRPFAKLAVELISIAGPALKGIVEQQVEKFSEEAFKPKTKEEILVKWDSETEVINNYFNQISEERFQETFNLFGEYEFPVYQNILYFIDNEVHHRGQGYTYLRALGIEPPFFWERF, encoded by the coding sequence ATGACAACTACAGCAATCGCAAACCAACAGTTTATTTCTTCAGCACAAATTTTAGAACATTGGCAAGGTCACAGAAACCTCACAAGAAGGGTGATTGAAGCATTTCCTGAAAAAGAATTATTTGAATTTTCAATTGGCGGAATGAGACCTTTTGCAAAACTAGCGGTAGAATTAATCAGCATTGCAGGTCCTGCTTTGAAAGGAATTGTAGAGCAGCAAGTAGAGAAATTTTCTGAAGAAGCATTTAAACCAAAAACGAAAGAAGAAATTCTTGTAAAATGGGATTCTGAAACAGAAGTGATAAACAATTATTTCAATCAGATCTCTGAAGAAAGATTCCAGGAAACGTTCAATTTATTTGGTGAATATGAATTTCCGGTGTACCAAAATATCCTATATTTTATTGATAATGAAGTGCATCACCGTGGTCAAGGGTATACTTATTTAAGAGCTTTAGGTATTGAGCCGCCTTTCTTCTGGGAAAGATTCTAA